A stretch of the Clostridiales bacterium genome encodes the following:
- a CDS encoding DUF2974 domain-containing protein yields MANMIDYLVWRGELTLEASPWNEVDGLLLATLSYLNFHGIQHPKGWTLEELKRLDAVIPSTSSSYPLRKQAFEGMADSIRFGKSRVHHFIAMTDETKTMQFSAMCVDLPDGTMGVAFRGTDNTMIGWREDFNMAYQTRVPGQIAAEYYLTRAAQATDRPLRVTGHSKGGNLAVYAAASVAPEVQDRIVSLQVYDGPGMNREISSGEGYERIRDKIQSYIPQTSIIGLLMDYYQPYTVVKSIAGGISQHDPMTWQVYGKHFEELPGIDRTAGLICETLHEWLQNSTPEQRGAFVDAMFQMADGINATKMSDITNEKLRSMWKMFGSRKEIDPELRRVFSRLTAQAVTLGFGNVVERVRGKREEGVEERAWETMIPDEEDEAAEDEKKDENPS; encoded by the coding sequence ATGGCCAACATGATCGATTATCTGGTATGGCGGGGTGAGCTTACGCTGGAGGCCAGTCCGTGGAACGAGGTGGACGGCCTGCTGCTGGCGACCCTGAGCTACCTGAATTTTCACGGCATCCAGCATCCGAAGGGATGGACGCTGGAGGAGCTGAAGCGGCTGGACGCCGTGATTCCGTCCACGAGCAGCAGTTATCCGCTGCGGAAGCAGGCCTTTGAAGGCATGGCGGACAGCATCCGTTTCGGCAAAAGCCGGGTGCACCATTTCATCGCGATGACCGATGAGACCAAGACCATGCAGTTCTCCGCGATGTGCGTGGACCTTCCGGACGGCACGATGGGCGTCGCGTTCCGCGGAACGGACAATACGATGATCGGCTGGCGCGAGGATTTCAACATGGCGTACCAGACCCGGGTGCCGGGCCAGATCGCCGCGGAGTATTACCTGACCCGGGCGGCGCAGGCAACCGACCGGCCCCTGCGGGTAACCGGCCACAGCAAGGGCGGCAACCTGGCGGTATACGCGGCAGCGTCCGTGGCGCCGGAGGTCCAGGACCGGATTGTGAGCCTGCAGGTATATGACGGCCCCGGCATGAACCGGGAGATCTCCTCCGGAGAGGGTTACGAAAGGATCCGGGACAAAATCCAGTCCTACATTCCCCAGACGAGCATTATCGGCCTGCTGATGGATTACTACCAGCCGTACACGGTGGTGAAATCGATTGCGGGCGGAATCAGCCAGCATGATCCCATGACCTGGCAGGTATACGGAAAGCACTTTGAGGAGCTGCCCGGGATTGACCGGACCGCCGGGCTGATCTGCGAGACGCTGCACGAATGGCTGCAGAACAGCACGCCGGAACAGCGGGGCGCCTTTGTGGACGCGATGTTCCAGATGGCGGACGGCATCAATGCCACAAAGATGAGCGACATCACGAACGAAAAACTTCGCAGCATGTGGAAAATGTTCGGCAGCCGGAAAGAAATTGATCCGGAACTGCGGCGGGTTTTCAGCCGGCTGACCGCGCAGGCGGTGACCCTGGGCTTCGGCAACGTGGTGGAGCGCGTGCGCGGAAAGCGGGAGGAAGGCGTGGAAGAACGCGCCTGGGAAACGATGATTCCGGACGAAGAGGACGAAGCGGCGGAGGACGAAAAAAAGGACGAAAACCCGTCTTGA
- a CDS encoding DUF87 domain-containing protein, whose translation MAQKGTRRKQAPAYSADTIALRYMGGLALIALGVMVFMAVVLRMQGEVFGGLSRICRGICGSLAAVLPILLVWGGGLVIWSAQRQAPVRPWVFALLSFLGICTFIMLISPGGMEALDRQGKTYDGVIGKAFYDCSMTGSGGGALGVLLGWPLWKPLGPALAIVIIFLATLFCLLMMVNLTPVRIKDLVTGGAGKLRDQRQQAQMQAEQQQLAWQQQQAIQQQQQAAWQQEQQRRIIEQQQAQTAYAVQQNAWPQAGGEHPQNAQPGMQPGAYPGNTGVEAWQEQLTNRQAAGNQAGHQSRIFGRKDEGSPAKAERPRISRIFGRKEEEYDGLVDTQSTAAAAAAAIRHAQKTTEKPARRTVTDTPITKPETLWNTVTEEAEAEAAERVKKPQPAKIRTAPENMDNYRRPQPAAEKKPAAAPAQVPMDMPEQRPAEKPAEETARTPRAARTAAPATATPVPGAKPQTIGEQAYKPTLKLPPRDEAEEPEEEIWMPTPYNYPPITDLALPKPPEGNTAEEDFMRSRKLEETLASFKVQARVVNVTHGPAISRFELELASGTKVNKVAELEKDIAYNMEATSIRIEAPIPGKSLVGVEVPNRKVATVTLREVLSSEKMQNAKSLLTVALGKDIAGTPIVCDLAKMPHMLIAGQTGSGKSVCINAIINSLLYRASPDEVRMILVDPKVVELQCYNGIPHLLIPVVNDPHKAAAALAWAVAEMMERYDKFAERKVRNLDGYNAVLGEHEKPMSRIVIIIDELADLMMVCKKDVEEYICRLTQLARAAGIHLIVATQRPSVDVITGLIKANIPSRIAFKTASYVDSRTILDRNGSEQLLGWGDMLYLPTGSFAPTRVQGCFLSDEEVNRIVTHVRDANPSTYDPDILEKLEQIANGANNDAPGADMIGGTADMGGSDGSLFEQAVEYAIADGQISTSTLQRRLKIGYARAGRLTDEMEERGIVAAKDGSKPRKCLITREEWEEMKQVSEV comes from the coding sequence ATGGCTCAGAAGGGCACCAGGAGGAAACAGGCACCTGCATATTCGGCGGATACCATTGCCCTGCGGTATATGGGCGGCCTTGCGCTGATCGCGCTGGGCGTGATGGTGTTTATGGCGGTGGTGCTGCGGATGCAGGGCGAAGTGTTCGGCGGGCTGAGCCGGATCTGCCGCGGAATATGCGGCAGCCTGGCGGCGGTGCTGCCGATCCTGCTTGTGTGGGGCGGCGGACTGGTGATCTGGTCCGCGCAGCGGCAGGCGCCGGTGCGCCCGTGGGTGTTTGCGCTCCTGAGCTTTCTGGGGATCTGTACCTTTATTATGCTGATCAGCCCGGGCGGCATGGAAGCGCTGGACCGGCAGGGAAAGACCTACGACGGGGTGATCGGCAAGGCATTCTATGACTGCTCCATGACCGGATCCGGCGGCGGGGCGCTGGGCGTACTGCTCGGCTGGCCGCTGTGGAAACCGCTGGGACCGGCCCTGGCCATCGTGATCATCTTCCTGGCGACGCTTTTCTGCCTGCTGATGATGGTGAACCTGACGCCCGTTCGGATCAAAGACCTGGTGACCGGCGGGGCGGGAAAACTCCGCGATCAGCGGCAGCAGGCGCAGATGCAGGCGGAACAGCAGCAGCTGGCATGGCAGCAGCAACAGGCCATCCAGCAGCAACAGCAGGCCGCGTGGCAGCAGGAGCAGCAGCGCCGGATTATTGAACAGCAGCAGGCCCAGACGGCCTATGCCGTACAGCAGAATGCCTGGCCGCAGGCGGGCGGAGAGCATCCGCAGAATGCGCAGCCGGGCATGCAGCCCGGAGCGTACCCGGGCAATACCGGCGTGGAAGCCTGGCAGGAGCAGCTGACCAACCGCCAGGCGGCGGGCAATCAGGCGGGTCACCAGAGCCGGATTTTCGGCCGGAAGGATGAAGGCAGTCCCGCAAAGGCGGAACGCCCGCGCATCAGCCGGATTTTCGGCAGGAAGGAAGAGGAATACGACGGACTGGTTGATACCCAGAGCACCGCGGCCGCTGCCGCGGCAGCCATCCGCCATGCGCAGAAGACAACGGAAAAACCGGCACGGCGCACCGTGACGGATACACCGATCACGAAGCCGGAAACCCTGTGGAACACGGTGACGGAAGAAGCGGAAGCCGAGGCGGCCGAAAGGGTGAAGAAGCCGCAGCCGGCGAAGATCCGGACGGCGCCCGAAAACATGGACAATTACCGGCGGCCGCAGCCGGCGGCGGAAAAGAAACCCGCTGCGGCACCGGCACAGGTACCGATGGATATGCCGGAGCAGCGGCCCGCGGAAAAACCCGCGGAGGAGACGGCGCGTACGCCGCGCGCGGCGCGGACCGCCGCACCGGCAACGGCGACACCGGTACCGGGGGCGAAACCCCAGACGATCGGGGAGCAGGCTTACAAGCCGACGCTGAAGCTGCCGCCGCGGGATGAGGCGGAAGAGCCGGAAGAAGAAATCTGGATGCCCACGCCGTACAACTATCCGCCGATTACCGACCTGGCGCTGCCGAAACCCCCAGAAGGAAATACCGCCGAAGAGGATTTCATGCGCTCCCGGAAGCTGGAGGAAACCCTGGCCAGCTTCAAGGTACAGGCGCGCGTGGTGAACGTGACCCACGGCCCCGCGATCTCCCGCTTTGAGCTGGAGCTGGCATCGGGCACGAAGGTCAACAAGGTGGCGGAGCTGGAGAAGGATATCGCTTATAATATGGAAGCGACGTCCATCCGGATTGAAGCGCCGATTCCCGGCAAGAGCCTGGTCGGCGTGGAAGTGCCGAACCGGAAGGTGGCAACCGTTACCCTGCGCGAGGTGCTCTCGAGCGAGAAGATGCAGAACGCCAAGTCCCTGCTGACGGTGGCGCTGGGCAAGGATATTGCCGGAACGCCGATCGTGTGCGACCTGGCCAAGATGCCGCATATGCTGATTGCCGGCCAGACCGGCAGCGGTAAATCCGTGTGCATCAACGCGATTATCAACAGCTTGCTGTACCGGGCAAGCCCGGACGAGGTGCGGATGATCCTGGTGGACCCCAAGGTGGTCGAACTGCAGTGCTATAACGGTATTCCGCACCTGCTGATCCCGGTGGTGAACGATCCGCACAAGGCCGCGGCCGCGCTGGCCTGGGCGGTGGCGGAGATGATGGAGCGGTACGACAAGTTCGCGGAGCGCAAGGTCCGCAACCTGGACGGATACAACGCGGTGCTGGGCGAGCATGAGAAGCCCATGAGCCGGATCGTAATCATCATCGACGAGCTGGCGGACCTGATGATGGTCTGCAAGAAGGACGTGGAAGAATATATCTGCCGGCTGACGCAGCTGGCGCGCGCGGCGGGCATCCACCTGATCGTGGCAACGCAGCGTCCGTCCGTGGACGTTATCACCGGCCTGATCAAGGCAAACATCCCGAGCCGGATCGCCTTCAAGACCGCGAGCTATGTGGACAGCCGGACGATCCTGGACCGGAACGGCTCCGAACAGCTGCTGGGCTGGGGCGACATGCTGTACCTGCCCACGGGTTCCTTTGCCCCGACGCGGGTGCAGGGCTGTTTCCTGAGCGACGAGGAAGTCAACCGGATCGTGACGCATGTGCGGGACGCGAACCCGAGCACGTATGATCCCGACATCCTGGAGAAGCTGGAGCAGATTGCGAACGGCGCAAACAATGACGCGCCCGGCGCGGACATGATCGGCGGAACGGCCGACATGGGCGGCAGCGACGGCAGCCTGTTTGAACAGGCGGTGGAATACGCCATCGCTGACGGACAGATCTCCACCAGCACCCTGCAGCGGCGGCTGAAGATCGGATATGCCCGGGCCGGCCGGCTGACGGACGAGATGGAGGAACGGGGGATTGTGGCGGCCAAGGACGGCAGCAAGCCCCGTAAGTGCCTGATTACCCGGGAAGAATGGGAAGAAATGAAACAGGTATCGGAAGTGTAA
- a CDS encoding TIR domain-containing protein, whose amino-acid sequence MAYTYSAFISYRHLPADIEAAKAVQRALETYRIPGDIRKKTGVKKLNRCFRDQDELPLADDLGASIEKALQESEWLIVICSPDLPGSTWCLREIDYFISLGRKDHIIPVLISGEPKDSYPPQITHEDAEEETKEVEPLAADVRGNLKKQLKTEKLRIIARMLNLNFNDLKKREKEQALRRGLALVSCVLAVVLGFAIYALYQNRLLTEERNATARNATELLIEKSVQATRGGDLMGGLTYALQAYDGSRIFDTRYDTSIAAAIEAAIYPDAGMQLGTLKDNGVVHGSASISNDGMLVTFHQADSSLPVYNTVTGEKLYSIRNFGRYWASAFSPDCRYICQGVEGDTEIILYNSEDGTELVREAIPEGWVISAGKLTVNNRIPVIRTEDKAVGLFDPFSKELKILEGIILSGGTFDEVVIHRAGRRGAWTNGEKIWMVDLENGTILRTAEGSLFNIFLDVTDEGPYFRYTGEDAYVYLRWDTAEEALRSEYGGVLSPDGKLLASGHGTSGFTVYDTTTGEVVWKDGFNNSNTIYGLAFADNDTLIASHGQVQIYTISSKTILYDSGESRESYGFDMAAGRLVMPLRSGGCQINLVPSDDENALPHVVVEQRESYNPDDIYSTTLYYPLMGNWNWSSFGYFDENGHMVTVEREEPGLVYFFNDEEYLIYPTRGIMGNFIYISPDGEWQALIRGQDVDIFRAKEGPEPVMTIPGTNYDRLCAAIYGDVLVLGTYVENLSLYDLKTGECMGTLDTGAMCQLLQFSEDGKHLITLSGLEQQATVISMENLAVIMKIPVPESARRTYGFTVGFNQEVTEAVVLHPDGKADVGLLTPDLDTLVKKARKYTAPD is encoded by the coding sequence ATGGCTTACACCTACAGCGCATTCATCAGTTACCGCCATCTGCCGGCGGACATTGAAGCGGCAAAGGCTGTCCAGCGGGCGCTGGAAACCTACCGGATCCCGGGGGATATCCGCAAAAAGACCGGCGTAAAGAAACTGAACCGCTGCTTCCGGGACCAGGACGAGCTTCCGCTGGCGGATGACCTGGGAGCCAGCATTGAAAAAGCACTGCAGGAAAGCGAATGGCTGATCGTGATCTGCTCTCCGGACCTGCCGGGTTCCACCTGGTGCCTGCGGGAGATTGACTATTTCATCAGCCTGGGCCGGAAGGACCATATTATCCCGGTACTGATTTCCGGGGAACCGAAGGATAGCTATCCACCGCAGATCACACATGAGGATGCGGAAGAAGAGACCAAAGAAGTGGAGCCGCTGGCGGCGGATGTACGCGGGAACCTGAAAAAACAGCTGAAGACGGAAAAGCTGCGGATTATCGCCCGCATGCTGAACCTGAACTTTAACGACCTGAAAAAGAGGGAGAAGGAACAGGCACTTCGGCGGGGCCTGGCCCTGGTTTCATGCGTCCTGGCGGTGGTGCTCGGCTTTGCCATCTATGCCTTGTACCAGAATCGGCTGCTGACCGAGGAGCGCAACGCGACAGCCCGCAACGCCACGGAGCTGCTGATTGAGAAGTCGGTTCAGGCAACCAGGGGCGGTGACCTGATGGGAGGCCTTACCTATGCGCTGCAGGCCTATGACGGGAGCCGGATTTTTGATACCCGGTATGATACATCCATTGCGGCGGCAATCGAGGCAGCAATTTATCCGGATGCAGGTATGCAGCTGGGCACCCTGAAGGACAACGGGGTTGTTCATGGAAGCGCTTCCATAAGTAATGACGGAATGTTGGTAACATTCCACCAGGCGGATAGCAGCCTGCCGGTTTACAATACCGTGACCGGAGAGAAACTATATTCCATCCGAAACTTTGGCCGGTACTGGGCATCCGCGTTTTCCCCGGACTGCCGGTATATCTGCCAGGGTGTTGAAGGAGATACGGAAATCATCCTTTATAACAGCGAAGACGGAACAGAGCTGGTCAGGGAAGCAATCCCCGAGGGCTGGGTGATTTCTGCCGGAAAACTCACGGTGAACAACCGGATTCCGGTAATACGGACAGAAGATAAAGCGGTCGGGCTGTTTGATCCGTTCAGCAAAGAGCTGAAAATATTGGAAGGGATCATTCTGTCGGGCGGTACATTCGATGAAGTGGTGATCCATCGGGCCGGCCGGCGCGGCGCATGGACGAATGGGGAAAAGATCTGGATGGTGGACCTGGAAAACGGAACCATCCTCCGGACGGCTGAAGGAAGCCTCTTCAATATTTTCCTGGACGTAACGGACGAAGGACCTTATTTCCGCTATACGGGAGAAGACGCGTACGTCTATCTCAGGTGGGATACTGCGGAGGAGGCCCTGCGGAGTGAATACGGCGGTGTTCTTTCCCCGGATGGGAAGCTGCTGGCATCGGGTCATGGAACCAGTGGTTTTACCGTGTATGATACGACTACCGGAGAAGTGGTGTGGAAAGATGGATTTAACAATTCAAATACGATTTACGGCCTGGCATTTGCGGACAATGATACTCTGATTGCCTCCCACGGGCAGGTGCAGATTTACACGATCAGCAGCAAAACCATACTCTATGATTCCGGGGAATCGCGGGAATCCTATGGGTTTGACATGGCAGCAGGCCGTTTGGTAATGCCCCTGCGTTCCGGCGGATGCCAGATCAATCTGGTCCCATCGGATGATGAAAACGCACTGCCGCATGTGGTCGTAGAACAACGTGAAAGCTATAATCCGGACGATATTTATTCAACAACCTTATATTATCCGCTGATGGGCAATTGGAACTGGAGCAGTTTCGGATACTTTGATGAGAACGGCCATATGGTTACAGTTGAGCGGGAGGAACCGGGACTGGTGTATTTCTTCAATGATGAGGAGTACCTTATTTATCCGACCCGCGGCATTATGGGTAACTTCATCTATATTTCCCCGGACGGGGAATGGCAGGCGCTGATCCGGGGGCAGGATGTGGATATCTTCCGCGCAAAGGAAGGTCCTGAACCGGTAATGACGATTCCGGGAACCAATTATGATCGGCTGTGTGCCGCCATATACGGGGATGTGCTTGTACTGGGTACATATGTGGAGAACCTGTCGCTGTATGACCTGAAGACCGGGGAATGTATGGGGACGCTGGATACCGGGGCGATGTGCCAGCTGCTGCAGTTTTCCGAAGATGGGAAGCATCTTATCACGCTTTCCGGCCTGGAACAGCAGGCAACGGTAATCAGCATGGAAAACCTAGCGGTGATTATGAAAATTCCGGTTCCGGAATCCGCTCGCAGGACATATGGTTTTACTGTTGGATTTAATCAGGAGGTTACGGAAGCGGTTGTCCTGCACCCGGACGGGAAAGCAGATGTGGGGCTGCTGACACCGGATCTGGATACGCTGGTAAAGAAAGCCCGGAAGTATACTGCGCCGGACTGA
- the rlmD gene encoding 23S rRNA (uracil(1939)-C(5))-methyltransferase RlmD: protein MRKQRKGGIPLQKNDIFPMRAENLGADMEGVCRHEGMTVFVPGLLPGEETDVRIVKVEKRYAFGRMERLPAVPSPDRKDPDCPAFPRCGGCSCRHMRYEATLTAKQRQVEDCFRRIGGMEVEVLPPLGMENPRAYRNKTALPLGGTAAAPVLGFYAPRSHSVIPIENCPNAMAPSDEIAARFRSWMKRFSIAPYDETTHRGLVRHLMVRVSRAGECMVTVVINGPSLPHEQELAEALKPLGVVSLFANINTARNNVILSDRFQIIYGSETLSDTLCGLEFRLSPGAFFQVNPSQTEKLYETALRFASLTPEDTLCDVYCGAGTITLMMAPYCRSAVGIEVVPAAVENARENAKRNGIPNAEFHAGKAEELLPRMVRDGLRCNVIVVDPPRKGLEPEVIRAIAEAGPDRVVYVSCNVATQARDAAFFREAGYNVQKVQPVDMFCWTSGIESVALFSRDEKKHCRLAGKDRLYEDNRPCGKAGPDD from the coding sequence TTGCGGAAACAGCGGAAAGGCGGGATCCCTCTGCAGAAGAATGATATCTTCCCCATGCGGGCGGAAAACCTGGGTGCGGATATGGAAGGCGTATGCCGCCATGAAGGCATGACGGTCTTTGTTCCCGGCCTGCTGCCGGGTGAAGAAACGGATGTGCGCATCGTCAAGGTGGAAAAGCGCTATGCCTTCGGGCGGATGGAGCGCCTGCCGGCCGTTCCCTCACCAGACCGGAAGGATCCGGACTGTCCCGCGTTCCCCCGCTGCGGTGGCTGCTCCTGCCGCCACATGCGCTATGAAGCCACCCTTACAGCCAAGCAGCGCCAAGTCGAAGACTGCTTCCGCCGGATCGGCGGCATGGAGGTGGAAGTCCTTCCGCCGCTGGGAATGGAGAATCCCCGCGCCTACCGGAACAAGACCGCGCTGCCGCTGGGCGGAACCGCCGCGGCTCCGGTGCTCGGCTTCTATGCACCCCGGAGCCATTCGGTCATCCCAATCGAAAACTGCCCGAATGCCATGGCGCCCTCGGATGAAATCGCCGCCCGCTTTCGGTCCTGGATGAAACGTTTTTCCATCGCCCCCTATGATGAGACCACCCACCGCGGGCTGGTCCGCCACCTGATGGTCCGCGTCAGCCGCGCCGGGGAATGTATGGTCACCGTCGTCATCAACGGACCGTCCCTGCCGCACGAGCAGGAGCTGGCCGAAGCCCTGAAGCCGCTGGGCGTCGTCAGCCTGTTTGCAAATATCAACACCGCCCGGAACAACGTCATCCTGTCCGACCGTTTCCAGATTATATATGGAAGCGAAACACTTTCCGATACCCTCTGCGGGCTGGAATTCCGGCTTTCCCCGGGCGCCTTCTTCCAGGTCAACCCGTCCCAGACGGAAAAGCTGTATGAAACCGCCCTGCGCTTCGCCAGCCTGACCCCGGAGGATACGCTGTGCGATGTCTACTGCGGCGCCGGAACTATCACCCTGATGATGGCCCCGTACTGCCGCTCTGCCGTCGGAATTGAAGTCGTCCCGGCTGCGGTGGAGAACGCCCGGGAGAACGCAAAGCGGAACGGAATCCCGAACGCCGAATTCCACGCCGGCAAGGCGGAGGAGCTGCTGCCCCGCATGGTCCGGGACGGCCTCCGCTGCAATGTGATCGTTGTGGATCCGCCGCGGAAGGGGCTGGAACCGGAAGTCATCCGGGCAATTGCCGAAGCCGGTCCTGACCGGGTCGTCTATGTCTCCTGCAATGTCGCGACCCAGGCGCGGGATGCCGCGTTCTTCCGGGAAGCCGGATATAACGTGCAGAAGGTCCAGCCGGTCGATATGTTCTGCTGGACCTCCGGAATCGAGTCCGTCGCATTGTTCTCCCGGGATGAAAAAAAACACTGCCGGCTGGCAGGGAAGGACAGGCTGTATGAAGATAATCGACCATGTGGAAAAGCAGGACCAGACGATTGA
- a CDS encoding DUF3795 domain-containing protein, with product MKIIDHVEKQDQTIDFSKVTACGECCTGCSKKLAGECPGCLEADGVVPEWAGSGRCKIHTCARDHGVQFCSLCKEFPCSRIPDLIPWNPDIIPYLMYMRDEYKRYNP from the coding sequence ATGAAGATAATCGACCATGTGGAAAAGCAGGACCAGACGATTGATTTTTCCAAGGTGACTGCCTGCGGGGAATGCTGCACGGGCTGTTCGAAAAAGCTCGCCGGGGAATGCCCCGGATGCCTGGAGGCGGACGGGGTCGTTCCGGAATGGGCCGGCTCCGGCCGGTGTAAAATCCACACGTGTGCCCGAGACCACGGGGTGCAGTTCTGCAGCCTGTGCAAAGAATTCCCCTGCAGCCGGATTCCGGACCTGATTCCGTGGAATCCCGATATCATTCCCTACCTGATGTACATGCGGGATGAATATAAACGGTACAATCCGTAA
- a CDS encoding HAD-IIB family hydrolase, translating into MKTLYVSDLDKTLMRSDKSLSPYTVSTLNRLIRKGVLFTYATARSIQSAKEITGGLEMTLPAVIRNGTTLADNTTGKLLWKAVFSAEEMEILMTRLPELGPCGFVSTYFGDDMLKLCLEGEHSPGMQAYMEEHRNDPRFAAVGTLREMFAGSPGYVTLVDRKENLESACARMKEYRGWEVVFQQDAYSPDYWLEICPDNSTKAKALLRLKAEIGADRLVVFGDSVNDLPMFAAADEAYAVSNAIDEVKAAATGIIGSNDEDSVARFIARAEGIGD; encoded by the coding sequence GTGAAAACACTGTATGTTTCAGATCTGGACAAAACGCTGATGCGGAGCGACAAATCGCTTTCGCCGTATACGGTCTCAACGCTGAACCGGCTGATCCGGAAGGGCGTCCTGTTTACATATGCCACCGCCCGCTCCATCCAGAGCGCAAAAGAAATCACCGGCGGGCTGGAAATGACCCTGCCGGCCGTCATCCGGAACGGCACCACCCTGGCGGACAACACCACCGGAAAGCTGCTGTGGAAGGCGGTTTTTTCGGCGGAAGAAATGGAAATTCTCATGACCCGGCTGCCGGAGCTGGGCCCGTGCGGGTTTGTATCCACCTACTTCGGGGATGATATGTTGAAGCTCTGCCTGGAGGGAGAACATTCCCCCGGCATGCAGGCTTATATGGAGGAGCACCGGAACGATCCCCGGTTTGCCGCGGTCGGCACCCTGCGGGAAATGTTCGCGGGGAGTCCCGGATATGTCACCCTGGTCGACCGAAAGGAAAACCTGGAATCCGCCTGTGCGCGGATGAAGGAATACCGGGGCTGGGAAGTCGTTTTCCAGCAGGATGCCTACAGCCCGGATTACTGGCTGGAGATCTGCCCCGACAACAGCACCAAAGCCAAAGCCCTCCTCCGCCTGAAGGCGGAGATCGGTGCGGACCGGCTGGTCGTGTTCGGGGATTCCGTCAACGACCTGCCGATGTTCGCCGCCGCGGATGAGGCATATGCCGTATCCAACGCCATCGATGAAGTCAAAGCGGCGGCCACGGGCATCATCGGCAGCAATGATGAGGACAGTGTGGCGCGTTTCATTGCCCGCGCGGAAGGGATCGGCGACTGA
- a CDS encoding iron ABC transporter permease, giving the protein MIIGVLAVLGGAFLLISHDVWPMITVLAIIFYLVFLIYPLYMLLRQALLNSEGQLSFEMYEKIFSKAYYSNAIWHSLLISAVVTLVSVLIATPMAYIMSTMKIRGAGVLQILILVSSMSAPFIGAYAWIQLCGRNGIVTNLLAQIGIQLGDIYGFKGCVIVMSFQLYSLVFMFISGAFKSMDNSLIEASESLGCAGIRKVFKVVLPLMLPTLLAGALLVFMRAFADYGTPMLIGENYITLPVLVYKEFFSELGGSENLAAAISIIAIVITTGVFLLQKYIANRKVFSISALHPVEAHKAKGVRNVLAHLYCYIMVGIAIMPQCLVIFNSFRNTNGRMFAPGFSLKSYVEAFDTVSNSIWMTYLMSTISIVVIVVIACMIAYLVVRRRNVFNATVDVMSMFPETVAGSILGIALLTAFNKRPLLLAGGMFIMILSYTIRRLPYTIRSSAAILRNISPSIEEAAVSLGTGPTKTFFRITTPMMMPGVISGAILSWIMIITELSTSIILYNPSTKTMTLEIYSQVIRGNDGVASAISAILTFSTIIALALFFKISGKKEITM; this is encoded by the coding sequence ATGATCATCGGTGTCCTGGCGGTGCTGGGAGGCGCGTTCCTGCTGATCTCCCATGACGTCTGGCCGATGATTACCGTCCTGGCGATCATATTCTACCTGGTTTTCCTGATCTATCCCCTGTATATGCTGCTGCGCCAGGCGCTGCTGAACAGCGAGGGGCAGCTGTCATTTGAAATGTATGAAAAGATATTCAGCAAGGCCTATTACAGCAACGCTATCTGGCATTCGCTGCTGATTTCGGCCGTGGTGACGCTGGTATCGGTCCTCATCGCGACCCCCATGGCCTATATCATGTCGACGATGAAGATCCGGGGAGCCGGAGTCCTGCAGATCCTGATCCTCGTATCGTCCATGTCCGCACCGTTTATCGGCGCATACGCCTGGATCCAGCTGTGCGGCAGAAACGGAATTGTGACCAACCTGCTGGCGCAGATTGGAATCCAGCTGGGGGATATTTACGGATTTAAAGGCTGTGTCATTGTCATGAGCTTCCAGCTGTACAGCCTGGTGTTCATGTTCATTTCCGGCGCCTTCAAGAGTATGGACAACAGCCTGATCGAAGCCAGCGAAAGCCTAGGCTGCGCGGGGATCCGCAAGGTGTTCAAGGTGGTCCTGCCGCTGATGCTGCCGACGCTGCTGGCCGGCGCCCTGCTGGTGTTCATGCGGGCGTTTGCCGATTACGGCACGCCGATGCTGATCGGTGAAAATTACATTACCCTGCCGGTGCTGGTATACAAGGAATTCTTCAGCGAGCTGGGCGGATCGGAAAACCTGGCGGCGGCGATCTCCATTATCGCCATCGTCATTACGACCGGCGTATTCCTGCTCCAGAAATACATTGCCAACCGGAAGGTATTCTCCATCAGCGCCCTGCATCCGGTGGAAGCACACAAGGCCAAAGGCGTCCGGAACGTGCTGGCCCACCTGTACTGCTACATCATGGTCGGCATCGCGATCATGCCCCAGTGCCTGGTGATCTTCAATTCCTTCCGGAATACCAACGGCCGGATGTTTGCCCCGGGATTCTCGCTGAAGAGCTATGTGGAGGCCTTCGACACCGTGAGCAATTCCATCTGGATGACCTACCTGATGTCCACCATCTCGATTGTCGTGATTGTGGTGATCGCGTGCATGATCGCATACCTGGTGGTACGGCGCAGGAACGTTTTCAACGCGACGGTGGACGTGATGAGCATGTTCCCGGAAACCGTGGCCGGATCCATCCTGGGCATCGCGCTGCTGACCGCGTTCAACAAGCGCCCGCTCCTGCTGGCCGGCGGCATGTTCATCATGATCCTGAGCTACACCATCCGGCGCCTGCCCTATACGATCCGCTCCTCGGCGGCCATCCTCCGGAATATCTCCCCAAGCATTGAGGAAGCTGCGGTGAGCCTGGGCACCGGTCCAACCAAGACGTTCTTCCGGATTACCACCCCGATGATGATGCCCGGTGTGATTTCCGGCGCGATCCTCAGCTGGATCATGATCATTACCGAGCTGTCCACATCGATTATCCTGTACAATCCCAGCACGAAAACCATGACGCTGGAAATCTACAGCCAGGTTATCCGCGGAAATGACGGTGTGGCATCGGCAATCTCCGCTATCCTGACCTTCTCCACGATTATCGCCCTTGCCTTGTTCTTCAAGATCAGCGGCAAAAAGGAAATTACCATGTAG